Proteins encoded together in one Neobacillus sp. FSL H8-0543 window:
- a CDS encoding hemolysin III family protein, translated as MANTHIFSKEEEIANSITHGIGAVLSIAALVILIVFSVLYGNAWHIVSFTIYGASMFILYMSSTLVHSFPEGKAKDIFEIFDHSSIYFYIAGTYTPFLLVVIKGPLGWSLFGIVWGLAIAGTVFKCFFAKKYLLTSTLLYVVMGWMIVFAWKPLVNNLAPEGLMYLIIGGLLYTFGAVFYVWRGFRFHHAVWHLFVIAGSASLFFCILFYVLPIN; from the coding sequence ATGGCAAATACACATATTTTTTCTAAGGAAGAGGAGATTGCGAATTCGATTACGCATGGGATTGGTGCGGTGTTAAGTATCGCTGCCTTAGTTATTCTCATCGTTTTTTCTGTCCTTTATGGAAATGCTTGGCATATTGTGAGTTTTACGATTTATGGTGCTTCGATGTTTATCTTATATATGTCCTCTACATTGGTTCATAGCTTTCCAGAAGGGAAAGCAAAAGACATCTTTGAAATCTTTGACCATTCCTCAATATACTTTTATATTGCTGGAACGTACACCCCATTTTTACTAGTAGTTATCAAAGGGCCATTAGGCTGGTCACTTTTTGGAATCGTTTGGGGCTTGGCGATTGCAGGTACCGTTTTTAAATGTTTTTTTGCAAAAAAGTATCTTCTCACATCTACGCTTCTCTATGTTGTTATGGGTTGGATGATTGTGTTTGCCTGGAAACCGCTAGTAAACAATCTTGCTCCTGAAGGGCTGATGTACTTAATCATCGGTGGCCTTCTTTACACGTTTGGAGCTGTTTTCTATGTATGGCGCGGCTTTCGGTTTCACCATGCTGTTTGGCACTTATTTGTAATTGCTGGCAGTGCATCTCTTTTCTTTTGTATTTTGTTCTATGTTTTACCGATAAACTAA
- a CDS encoding TIGR04053 family radical SAM/SPASM domain-containing protein, whose amino-acid sequence MGHPQSMGHPHGMSKGIDYDVNPFIVIWEVTRACQLKCVHCRADAQLTPDPRELTHEEGINLIDQIYEMDNPMLVFSGGDCMMREDLFELADYAVKKGMRVSMTPSATPNVTKEKMQRAKEVGLSRWGLSLDAPTAEIHDKFRGVPGSFDVTVEKIKYLKELGMPLQINTVISRYNYDHLEEMSKLVEELGAVMWYIFLLVPTGRGQMDACITPAEHEKVFRWLYQLSKTAPYDIKTTAAQHYRRVVLQEKARDHVIEKGEIHYEDTITTDFASMHDGLKRAPKGVNDGNGFAFVNHIGDVMPSGLLPIVGGNIRDTPLAEIYREAKVFKELRQPDNYKGKCGVCEYNKICGGSRSRTYAVTGDYMESEPFCVYIPQSMRKKAEAPTV is encoded by the coding sequence ATGGGACATCCACAAAGTATGGGTCACCCACATGGAATGAGCAAGGGTATTGATTATGACGTAAACCCTTTTATAGTAATCTGGGAAGTAACTAGAGCTTGCCAACTGAAATGCGTTCACTGCCGTGCTGATGCACAGCTAACTCCAGACCCTCGTGAACTAACACATGAAGAGGGAATTAATCTAATCGATCAAATTTATGAAATGGATAATCCGATGCTTGTCTTCTCAGGCGGGGATTGTATGATGAGGGAAGACCTTTTTGAGCTTGCTGATTATGCAGTTAAAAAAGGGATGCGCGTTAGCATGACCCCTAGTGCAACTCCAAATGTTACAAAAGAAAAAATGCAACGTGCAAAGGAAGTTGGTCTTTCACGTTGGGGCTTAAGTCTTGATGCGCCTACAGCAGAAATTCACGACAAATTCCGTGGAGTGCCTGGTTCATTCGACGTAACAGTTGAAAAAATTAAGTACTTAAAGGAATTGGGAATGCCTTTACAAATTAATACAGTAATTTCACGTTATAATTATGACCACCTTGAAGAAATGTCAAAGCTTGTAGAAGAACTTGGTGCCGTCATGTGGTATATTTTCTTGCTAGTTCCGACTGGAAGAGGTCAAATGGACGCTTGTATTACACCAGCTGAGCACGAAAAAGTTTTCCGTTGGTTATATCAATTAAGTAAAACTGCTCCATATGACATCAAGACAACAGCAGCACAGCATTACCGCCGTGTGGTTTTACAAGAGAAAGCTCGAGATCATGTCATTGAAAAAGGCGAAATTCATTATGAAGATACCATTACTACAGATTTTGCTTCAATGCATGATGGGTTAAAGCGTGCACCAAAGGGTGTTAATGATGGAAATGGCTTTGCATTTGTTAACCATATTGGTGATGTAATGCCAAGCGGCTTACTTCCAATCGTTGGCGGTAACATTCGCGATACCCCACTTGCAGAAATTTATCGTGAAGCAAAAGTATTTAAAGAGCTTCGCCAGCCTGATAACTATAAAGGTAAATGCGGTGTCTGCGAATATAATAAAATTTGCGGCGGTTCCCGTTCAAGAACCTATGCGGTTACTGGTGACTATATGGAGAGCGAACCATTCTGTGTATACATTCCACAATCAATGAGAAAGAAAGCAGAAGCACCAACCGTATAG
- a CDS encoding GNAT family N-acetyltransferase, whose product MSTWEKDGFTLSTDKENLDAHVIHKFLSIDSYWAKGISMEKVEKSIEKSSICFGMYEGNPKLGYAKQIGFVRAVTDFVRFAWIMDVFVLPEYRGRGLSKWMMETVTEQSELKDVRKMMLCTYDAHGLYEQYGFHAIDDPEIFMERKI is encoded by the coding sequence ATGTCTACATGGGAAAAAGACGGTTTTACACTAAGTACAGATAAGGAAAATCTTGATGCACACGTCATTCACAAGTTCTTGAGTATTGATTCTTACTGGGCAAAAGGAATATCGATGGAAAAAGTAGAGAAATCTATTGAAAAATCTTCTATCTGTTTTGGTATGTATGAGGGTAATCCTAAATTAGGGTACGCGAAACAGATTGGTTTTGTACGGGCAGTAACCGATTTTGTAAGGTTTGCCTGGATTATGGATGTTTTTGTTCTCCCGGAATATCGGGGAAGAGGTTTGTCGAAATGGATGATGGAAACGGTCACAGAGCAATCAGAGCTAAAGGATGTCCGGAAAATGATGTTATGTACCTACGATGCCCATGGTTTATATGAACAATATGGTTTTCATGCCATAGATGACCCGGAAATTTTTATGGAAAGGAAAATATAA
- a CDS encoding hemolysin family protein, whose amino-acid sequence MIITNIFLIVLLIAFTAFFVSTEFAIVKVRPSRIDQLISEGKKGALAAKQVVSHLDEYLSACQLGITVTALGLGWLGEPTVEKLLHPLFIHLKLNESVTHILTFGIAFAIVTFIHVVIGELAPKTVAIQKAEQITLLFAKPIIWFYKLMYPFIWVLNGSARMLVGIFGLKPASEQELALSEEELRILLSESYKSGEINKNELKYVNNIFEFDERIAKEVMVPRTEMVTLDINDSVETVRQVIKKEKYTRYPVVDGNKDNILGMINIKEILTANISKEEFLKDTALQQILKPVIRVIESIAIHDLLVKMQKERSHMAILLDEYGGTSGLVTVEDILEEIVGDIRDEFDTDEIAEIRKQNPDHYLFHARVLVGEVNDTLGTNLSEEEIDTIGGWFLTQNFDANEGDSIEEDGYLFTVKEIVGHHILLIEAKKILPESEIKSI is encoded by the coding sequence TTGATAATTACTAATATTTTTTTAATTGTCTTATTAATTGCATTTACAGCCTTTTTCGTATCAACAGAATTTGCAATAGTAAAAGTAAGACCTTCAAGGATAGATCAATTAATATCTGAAGGTAAGAAGGGAGCACTGGCTGCAAAGCAAGTAGTTTCACACCTAGATGAATATTTATCTGCCTGCCAGCTTGGCATTACCGTCACTGCATTAGGACTTGGGTGGTTAGGAGAACCGACTGTCGAAAAATTGCTGCACCCGCTTTTTATCCACTTAAAGTTAAATGAATCAGTAACCCATATTCTAACGTTTGGTATTGCTTTTGCAATTGTTACCTTTATACATGTTGTGATTGGTGAATTGGCACCTAAAACTGTGGCCATCCAAAAAGCAGAACAGATTACACTTTTGTTTGCAAAACCAATTATTTGGTTTTATAAATTAATGTATCCGTTTATTTGGGTGTTAAATGGATCAGCACGTATGTTAGTAGGTATTTTTGGGTTAAAGCCAGCTTCAGAACAAGAATTAGCCCTATCAGAAGAAGAACTTCGCATCCTGCTGTCAGAAAGCTATAAAAGTGGGGAAATTAATAAAAATGAATTAAAATATGTTAATAATATTTTTGAATTTGATGAAAGAATAGCAAAAGAAGTTATGGTTCCTAGAACGGAAATGGTTACTTTAGATATTAATGATAGTGTTGAAACGGTTAGGCAAGTCATCAAAAAAGAAAAATATACACGGTATCCTGTTGTCGATGGAAATAAAGATAATATCTTAGGAATGATAAATATTAAAGAAATTCTTACTGCCAATATTTCAAAGGAAGAGTTTCTCAAAGATACGGCATTACAACAAATTTTGAAGCCTGTTATCCGTGTAATTGAATCTATCGCAATCCATGATTTATTAGTGAAAATGCAAAAGGAAAGGTCACATATGGCAATCTTATTAGATGAATATGGGGGAACCTCAGGTTTAGTGACGGTAGAGGATATCCTTGAGGAAATTGTCGGGGACATCCGCGATGAATTTGATACAGATGAAATAGCTGAAATACGTAAACAAAATCCAGATCACTATTTATTTCATGCAAGAGTATTAGTCGGAGAAGTCAACGATACTCTAGGTACAAATTTATCAGAAGAAGAGATTGATACAATCGGTGGCTGGTTTCTAACCCAAAACTTTGATGCAAATGAAGGTGACTCGATTGAAGAAGATGGCTACCTCTTTACAGTGAAGGAAATTGTCGGTCATCATATCTTGCTTATCGAAGCAAAAAAGATATTACCTGAATCAGAAATCAAATCTATATAG
- a CDS encoding YnfA family protein, which translates to MFKSIVLFVLAGLAEIGGGYLVWLWLREDKPFWYGIIGSFILVFYGIIPTLQSFPSFGRVYAAYGGVFIILAVLWGWGIDKKAPDLYDWLGAMICLIGVSIMLWAPRS; encoded by the coding sequence ATGTTTAAGTCAATTGTTTTATTTGTTTTGGCTGGTCTTGCGGAGATCGGCGGAGGATATCTAGTGTGGTTATGGCTACGGGAGGATAAGCCATTTTGGTATGGGATTATCGGGAGTTTTATACTTGTCTTTTATGGAATTATCCCAACCCTACAAAGCTTCCCCTCATTTGGCAGAGTATATGCCGCCTATGGTGGTGTGTTTATCATATTAGCAGTACTCTGGGGATGGGGAATAGACAAAAAAGCACCGGATTTATACGATTGGCTAGGTGCAATGATATGTCTCATTGGTGTTTCCATAATGCTATGGGCGCCGCGAAGTTAG
- a CDS encoding M42 family metallopeptidase, which yields MNLLVDLVSIPSPSGNTNEVITYVENFLADLQVKTRRNRKGGLIATLEGRDTNHHRLLTAHVDTLGAMVKEIKSNGRLRLDLIGGFKFNSIEGEYCQIETSSGKKFTGTILMHQTSVHVYKDAGKAERNQANMEVRIDEKVHNAEDVKALGIEVGDFVSFDPRVEVTPSGFIKSRHLDDKASVAILLQLIKQIKTDKVELPYTTHFLISNNEEIGYGGNSNITPETVEYLAVDMGAMGDGQSTDEYTVSICVKDGTGPYHYELRKKLVRLAEENNIQYKLDIYPFYGSDASAAIRSGHDIVHGLIGPGIDSSHAFERTHKDSIENTGKLLYYYVQSKLVL from the coding sequence ATGAATTTACTAGTGGATTTGGTATCGATACCGAGTCCATCAGGTAATACAAATGAAGTGATTACTTATGTAGAGAATTTTCTTGCTGATTTACAAGTGAAGACAAGAAGAAACCGTAAAGGCGGATTAATTGCAACGTTAGAGGGTAGGGATACAAACCACCATCGGCTACTGACAGCACATGTGGATACACTTGGAGCGATGGTTAAGGAGATTAAATCAAACGGGCGCCTTCGGCTCGATTTAATTGGCGGCTTTAAATTCAACTCCATTGAAGGTGAGTACTGTCAAATCGAAACCAGCAGTGGAAAGAAATTTACTGGTACGATTCTTATGCACCAAACCTCTGTCCATGTATACAAAGATGCAGGAAAAGCCGAACGTAATCAGGCAAATATGGAAGTGCGAATTGATGAAAAAGTACATAATGCAGAAGATGTGAAAGCATTAGGTATTGAGGTCGGAGATTTTGTTTCCTTTGACCCGCGGGTGGAAGTAACGCCCAGCGGTTTTATAAAATCACGCCATTTAGATGATAAAGCCAGCGTTGCGATCTTACTTCAATTAATTAAGCAGATCAAAACCGATAAAGTCGAATTGCCTTACACCACACATTTTTTAATTTCTAATAATGAAGAGATTGGTTATGGCGGAAATTCAAATATTACTCCTGAAACGGTTGAATATTTAGCTGTTGATATGGGTGCTATGGGGGATGGACAGTCCACTGACGAGTATACCGTGTCGATTTGTGTAAAGGACGGAACTGGTCCCTATCATTATGAACTTCGGAAGAAGTTAGTTCGTCTTGCTGAAGAAAACAATATCCAATATAAGCTTGATATCTATCCATTCTATGGATCTGATGCATCAGCAGCAATCCGCTCTGGTCATGACATCGTTCATGGACTAATTGGCCCTGGGATCGATTCTTCACACGCCTTTGAGAGAACTCATAAGGACTCAATTGAAAATACAGGTAAACTTTTGTATTATTACGTCCAATCTAAACTAGTCTTATAA
- a CDS encoding TVP38/TMEM64 family protein, which translates to MVKKVASLCILFIIIAVGYIQKDELLSLVNAGGSLSILISMLLVSICVFFPIIPFPVLAGAIGSVFGATQGMIVSLTGAMVGTMGFFYLSRYGFRDYAQQKLMNYPKVQEYEAFLNQNSFLAILTCRLIPIIPAPVVNIVCGLSKVKVHTFFIASSIGKIPNILILSYAGASFSSNKLFSFGLYGGYILIIFLINFVIMYRRMARDI; encoded by the coding sequence ATGGTAAAAAAAGTAGCAAGTCTATGTATTTTGTTTATTATTATTGCTGTTGGATATATCCAAAAGGATGAATTACTTTCTTTAGTCAATGCCGGTGGCTCTTTATCAATATTGATTAGTATGCTGCTTGTCTCCATTTGCGTATTTTTTCCTATCATTCCCTTTCCAGTGCTGGCAGGAGCGATTGGCAGCGTTTTTGGAGCAACACAAGGAATGATCGTTTCCTTAACAGGGGCTATGGTGGGAACGATGGGATTTTTCTATTTAAGCAGGTATGGATTCCGTGATTACGCACAGCAAAAATTAATGAACTATCCAAAAGTGCAGGAATATGAGGCATTTCTAAACCAAAATTCCTTTTTGGCAATTTTAACTTGCAGATTGATTCCAATTATTCCAGCACCAGTGGTTAATATTGTGTGCGGATTGAGTAAGGTGAAGGTGCATACTTTTTTTATCGCTTCCTCGATTGGCAAGATCCCAAATATCTTAATCCTTTCCTATGCAGGGGCAAGCTTTAGCAGTAATAAGCTATTTTCATTCGGCTTATATGGCGGATATATACTCATAATTTTCTTGATTAATTTTGTCATTATGTATCGGAGAATGGCAAGGGATATCTAG
- a CDS encoding penicillin-binding protein 2 — protein sequence MEKKKKKKSHFPFRLNLLFFSIFILFSVLVLRLGFVQIVYGENFKRELERTEDLTIQNPVPRGKMLDRNLKVIVDNVPKSAITYTNMGANQKEMLETAEKLAKLIEKDTKKVTSRDKKDHWMIKYPKLADAKITKAELDLFKDKELTDKDLYQLKLDRITEKDLSQLTPEDLEIRAIFQEFNSGYKFTQQIVKNENVTDQEYARVSENLQSLPGVDTTTDWERSYAFDQTLKSILGNVTKSDEGLPAERLDHFLSLGYNRNDRVGKSQLELQYEDVLHGHKSKVKTITDKTGNVIETEVVSDGKRGKDLVLTVDMELQIAVEKIIEEELWGLKKLPRTDLLDRAYVVLMNPNNGEVLAMAGKRIVKDEKTGKLEMHDDALGTITTTYNVGSTVKGATILTGYKTGAISPGTIIDDRPIQVKGSPEKKSYAYLGVLTDLDALKKSSNVYMFHTAIRIGKAHYQYMQPLNLAPNSFEIVRNSFASFGLGTRTGIDLPNESIGLKGTSKLPGHLMDLVIGQYDTYSAMQLAQYTSTLANGGNRMKAHLVKEIREPADVTSDETGPIFQEIKPTVLNTIDAKPEWIERVQLGFKKVYQEPGGTAYRQFLGVNYLPAGKTGTAQAFYDGPDRWKFGKEPPSVMNSTLLTYAPTTSPEVAMALIVPWAYRGTVDNGANFKIGRRVMDKYFELKNMK from the coding sequence TTGGAGAAAAAAAAGAAAAAAAAATCTCATTTTCCGTTTCGTTTGAATCTGTTATTTTTTAGTATCTTTATATTATTTTCAGTCTTGGTCTTGCGACTTGGTTTTGTTCAAATTGTTTATGGTGAGAATTTCAAACGGGAATTGGAGCGAACAGAAGACCTTACCATCCAAAACCCAGTCCCACGCGGGAAAATGCTCGATCGGAACCTCAAGGTAATTGTCGATAATGTACCGAAGAGTGCGATTACATACACGAATATGGGCGCAAACCAAAAAGAGATGCTAGAAACAGCTGAAAAATTAGCAAAACTTATTGAGAAAGATACAAAAAAAGTGACAAGTAGAGATAAAAAGGATCATTGGATGATTAAGTATCCTAAGCTAGCCGATGCCAAAATCACAAAAGCAGAACTGGACCTTTTCAAAGATAAAGAATTAACGGACAAGGATTTATACCAATTAAAGTTAGACCGGATTACAGAAAAGGATTTGTCGCAATTAACACCTGAGGATTTGGAAATACGTGCAATCTTCCAGGAGTTTAACAGCGGCTATAAATTCACACAACAGATTGTTAAAAATGAAAATGTCACTGACCAGGAATATGCCAGGGTTAGTGAAAACCTACAATCCCTTCCAGGAGTTGATACAACAACCGATTGGGAGAGGTCTTATGCATTTGATCAAACTCTTAAATCTATCTTGGGAAATGTGACGAAATCAGATGAAGGACTTCCTGCTGAACGACTTGACCATTTTTTGTCTTTAGGCTACAACCGCAATGACCGCGTTGGTAAAAGTCAACTTGAATTACAATATGAGGATGTCCTCCATGGGCACAAATCAAAAGTAAAAACGATTACCGATAAAACTGGAAATGTGATTGAAACAGAAGTTGTTTCCGATGGGAAAAGAGGAAAAGATCTTGTTTTAACAGTGGATATGGAACTGCAGATTGCTGTTGAAAAAATTATTGAAGAAGAACTATGGGGATTAAAAAAGTTACCTAGAACCGATTTACTGGATCGTGCTTATGTCGTTTTAATGAACCCTAACAATGGTGAAGTGTTAGCGATGGCTGGAAAAAGAATTGTTAAAGATGAAAAAACCGGTAAATTAGAAATGCATGATGATGCCCTTGGAACCATCACTACCACTTATAATGTTGGTTCCACCGTTAAGGGGGCAACGATATTAACCGGTTATAAAACAGGGGCAATTTCACCTGGAACGATAATTGATGACCGTCCGATACAAGTTAAAGGCAGTCCCGAAAAAAAATCATATGCCTATTTAGGTGTACTTACCGATCTAGATGCCTTAAAGAAATCTTCTAACGTCTATATGTTTCACACGGCAATTAGAATTGGTAAAGCACATTACCAATACATGCAACCACTAAACCTGGCGCCAAATTCCTTTGAAATTGTGCGGAACTCATTTGCTAGCTTCGGCCTCGGGACTAGAACTGGAATTGATCTTCCAAATGAGTCCATTGGCTTAAAAGGAACAAGTAAACTTCCAGGACATTTAATGGATCTTGTCATTGGACAATATGATACCTATTCTGCTATGCAGCTGGCTCAATATACTTCTACCCTTGCGAATGGCGGGAATCGAATGAAGGCTCATTTGGTAAAAGAAATTCGTGAACCTGCAGATGTTACTTCAGATGAAACTGGTCCAATTTTTCAAGAAATTAAGCCTACAGTCCTTAATACGATTGACGCAAAACCTGAATGGATTGAACGGGTCCAATTAGGCTTTAAGAAGGTCTATCAAGAACCTGGCGGTACTGCCTATAGACAATTTCTTGGTGTTAATTACTTACCCGCTGGAAAAACAGGTACTGCCCAAGCCTTTTACGATGGGCCAGATCGGTGGAAATTTGGCAAGGAGCCTCCTTCCGTTATGAACTCAACCTTATTGACTTACGCACCAACTACAAGTCCTGAAGTCGCTATGGCCTTGATTGTCCCTTGGGCATACCGAGGAACCGTTGATAATGGAGCAAACTTCAAGATTGGGCGTAGGGTCATGGATAAGTATTTTGAACTAAAAAATATGAAATAA
- the corA gene encoding magnesium/cobalt transporter CorA, translating into MIRTIAVNKHYQLVKDLPLIELVKGNYLWYWIDFHQPSENEIELLSNPLDFHPLAIEDCIFTLQRPKLDYYQDYTFFVTQALNQMTKQREEINFFLADTFIVTFHSKPSIEIDEVWKRLSLSTTIDKWNPPLVFYHALDKMVDNYFPLVYQMEDTLNEIDQNSKRRTMEALLEVLFDTRQDLLSLRHAITPMRDLVYRIINSQRLTGTKDRIEYYSDIHDHLLKLTEMIEANRELTMDIRDSYISINSHQTNHVMKVLTVITTIFMPLTFIAGIYGMNFQNMPELYLKYGYFMILFLMILVGLGMSLWFKKKGWFK; encoded by the coding sequence ATGATTAGAACCATAGCAGTAAATAAACATTATCAATTGGTCAAGGACTTGCCACTAATTGAGTTAGTCAAAGGCAATTATCTTTGGTACTGGATTGATTTTCATCAACCATCTGAAAATGAAATTGAGCTCTTAAGCAACCCACTTGATTTCCACCCTCTTGCGATTGAGGATTGTATTTTTACGTTACAGCGTCCTAAGCTTGACTATTATCAAGACTATACATTTTTTGTTACCCAGGCACTGAATCAAATGACCAAACAAAGAGAAGAAATAAATTTTTTCCTAGCTGATACGTTTATTGTTACCTTCCACAGTAAACCCTCGATTGAGATTGATGAGGTATGGAAACGATTGAGTCTCTCAACTACTATTGATAAGTGGAATCCCCCTTTAGTTTTCTACCATGCACTCGATAAAATGGTCGACAACTACTTCCCACTCGTGTATCAAATGGAGGATACATTAAATGAGATTGACCAGAATTCAAAACGAAGAACAATGGAAGCATTGCTTGAGGTGTTGTTTGATACAAGGCAAGACCTCCTCTCACTAAGGCACGCAATTACCCCGATGAGAGATCTCGTTTATAGAATTATTAATTCTCAACGACTAACAGGTACAAAGGATAGAATAGAATATTATTCAGATATCCATGACCATTTATTAAAACTAACAGAAATGATTGAAGCCAATCGTGAATTAACCATGGATATTCGTGATAGCTACATTTCTATAAATTCACATCAAACAAATCATGTGATGAAGGTCTTAACGGTCATAACCACTATCTTCATGCCCCTCACCTTTATCGCAGGAATTTATGGAATGAACTTTCAAAACATGCCTGAACTATACTTAAAATACGGCTATTTTATGATTCTTTTTCTTATGATACTAGTTGGGTTAGGAATGTCCTTGTGGTTTAAGAAAAAAGGTTGGTTTAAATGA
- a CDS encoding prohibitin family protein, with the protein MTTPFETNNNRPTGLSKKQIISIIIAVFVVAILILGVITMTEKIEPGYKGVVYSLNGGIKDEVLDQGLQIVMPWEQVTQYPVSTETVYLTKGTDGGSTSDGSFNINTYDGKSVNVDVVYSYKMEPEKLPHIFTKFRRQTHEEIQAGYLKTQIKSVMQEVSTLYSVLGVYAENRAEITKEMQKLLKERLEVDGIIIENFSLSDVRPDEETLLSLQKIADAQNQQEFLKREQKNKEQEAINAKIEAEGKKNVAIVEAEADAEQTRIRAEAQAKANNLLSESMTPAIIQDNWIKRWDGIMPKVSGANNSIVQIPGDMFTEEEKKE; encoded by the coding sequence ATGACTACACCTTTTGAGACAAATAATAATCGTCCAACAGGTTTATCGAAGAAACAAATTATTAGTATTATTATTGCTGTTTTTGTTGTTGCAATCCTTATTTTGGGTGTCATTACGATGACGGAGAAAATAGAACCAGGATACAAGGGAGTTGTTTATAGTTTAAACGGCGGGATAAAAGATGAAGTATTAGATCAAGGACTGCAAATCGTTATGCCATGGGAGCAAGTAACACAGTACCCAGTTTCAACAGAAACAGTATACTTAACAAAGGGGACAGATGGCGGTTCTACAAGTGATGGTTCCTTCAATATAAATACTTATGATGGTAAGTCAGTGAACGTCGACGTCGTTTATTCTTATAAAATGGAACCAGAAAAACTTCCGCATATTTTCACTAAGTTTCGTCGGCAAACACATGAAGAAATTCAAGCAGGCTATTTAAAAACGCAAATAAAATCTGTAATGCAGGAAGTTTCGACTCTATATTCCGTATTGGGTGTATATGCTGAGAATCGGGCAGAAATAACAAAAGAAATGCAAAAGCTATTAAAGGAACGACTTGAGGTTGATGGCATCATCATTGAAAACTTCTCTCTATCAGATGTAAGGCCTGATGAGGAAACCCTCCTATCCTTACAAAAAATTGCCGATGCCCAAAACCAGCAAGAGTTTTTAAAGCGTGAGCAAAAGAATAAAGAACAAGAAGCGATTAACGCTAAAATTGAGGCGGAAGGTAAGAAGAATGTTGCGATTGTAGAGGCCGAGGCCGACGCTGAACAAACGCGTATTAGGGCAGAAGCCCAAGCAAAGGCTAACAACTTATTATCCGAATCGATGACTCCAGCGATTATCCAGGATAACTGGATTAAACGTTGGGATGGAATCATGCCTAAAGTAAGCGGTGCAAATAATTCAATTGTTCAAATTCCAGGAGATATGTTCACAGAGGAAGAAAAGAAAGAATAA
- a CDS encoding TerC family protein, with product MDFSLLLEYGWVLIVLVALEGLLAADNALVLAIMVKHLPEEERKKALFYGLAGAFVFRFLSLFVISFLVDVWQVQAIGALYLLFMAINHIFRKVVKSNGKEKLEDKTVKKSGFWMTVFKVELADIAFAVDSILAAVALAVVLPDTPLPNIGGLDGGKFLVIFAGGIIGLIIMRFAANQFVTLLERRPGLEVAAFAIVGWVGVKLAVYTLSHPSLAILNPEFAHSTGWKVTFYLVLVGIAAAGWFLSKDEATDTKKQVEPKVS from the coding sequence ATGGACTTTTCTCTATTGCTGGAATACGGTTGGGTATTAATTGTACTAGTGGCCTTGGAAGGATTATTGGCTGCTGACAATGCATTGGTACTTGCAATTATGGTAAAACACCTGCCTGAAGAGGAACGTAAAAAGGCATTATTTTATGGATTAGCTGGTGCATTTGTGTTTCGTTTTCTTTCACTATTTGTCATTTCCTTTCTTGTCGATGTTTGGCAGGTTCAAGCGATTGGCGCACTTTACCTGTTATTTATGGCAATCAATCATATCTTTAGAAAGGTTGTTAAGAGTAATGGGAAAGAGAAATTGGAAGACAAAACAGTCAAGAAGAGCGGATTTTGGATGACAGTATTTAAAGTGGAATTGGCTGATATCGCCTTCGCGGTTGATTCGATTCTAGCAGCAGTCGCGCTTGCCGTGGTTCTGCCGGATACACCGCTACCAAATATCGGCGGTCTTGACGGCGGTAAGTTTTTAGTTATCTTTGCTGGAGGAATAATCGGCCTTATTATTATGCGGTTCGCTGCAAATCAATTCGTAACCCTTCTTGAAAGAAGACCTGGTCTAGAAGTTGCTGCCTTTGCCATCGTTGGCTGGGTGGGTGTTAAGCTTGCTGTTTACACACTTTCCCATCCTTCACTCGCCATATTAAACCCGGAATTCGCCCACTCCACTGGATGGAAGGTTACCTTTTATCTTGTGCTAGTAGGAATAGCAGCAGCAGGCTGGTTTTTATCAAAAGATGAAGCGACAGATACAAAGAAACAAGTTGAACCTAAAGTCTCATAA